The region TCAAATAtgacggactactttttctttcattcacatccatggtCAATCTATTTATCGCAactccattgagaatgcctgtttatagttaaccgtcaacgcgcttctgctgggttcaatctactcagaCTTGAGTAATCTAACCCTGATCCGCTTTTGTGGATCCGAAAACTCTGGCTATGACATGgtgagataagtcaactcgCAGTTCAGGTTgaagtttgaagtttgttaaacccgctttctggaatatcCACCTGAGCTAATAATCATGGTATTTCAAAGTAAACTTGTTTCATTGCCCTTTTCTACAGCTGGTGAAAATGTACTTCTACATTAAAAACACTACATGGGAGTAcattaaaacacaaagcaaaaCTATACTAATTACTAACCTTACtgtgcaaattgcatatttttaaaataacaatagaaagacaaatacaaatataaaactcTACATCACAAACatttgggacagaatggaaatgGTACAAACACATGCTTTGTTGGGTCAACTTCATTCAAATCAAGCAAAGGCTATTTCTTCACTATTTTTCAACCTGTAACAGAGTGAATGGCTTCTGACGTTACTGTGGGAATTACAAAgcatttgctttttattttaagtagttttCACTTTTAGGCTTATTGTGTGCACAGGTTATATCAGCGTTACAACAGATCTAACACGTCGTTgtttgagtagcacagtgggctgAGTGCAGCACATGTAGTTCTCTCAGGTTCTAGGCCCTATGTTAAAATCCAGCTTAGGGTGAAACTAAAGTTACACTTTTTTCgacattttctcactgccccaaCTACACCCGCCCACCCccacattttattataatgaatACTGTAAGCCTGCAGTGAAATAAACCCaaatacacaccaacacacatagAAACACATAGAAACACAAAGCACTAAATGTATTAGctgatacaaacacacacacacacacacacacacacacacacacacacacacacacacacacacacacacacacacacacacacacacacacacacacacacacacacacacgtggagtgttttattaatagcaacactgtacatttacattagcaGAAGGAGTTTAGGAATCACTCCCCATGGGGATGTGTGATAGTTAAACATTACACAGCTGTAAATGAAGGGTGTGACTGTTTCAGGTGTATGCTATAGGGTGTATGATTACTCCACTATAGGACTATGGGACACTCCAGCCCGTTCGTAGATGTCTGGGAGGAAGGAATCGTACTCCGTGTTCCACACAATGGATCTCACATACGCCTCCTTATCCAGTGGCTCTGGGTACCGAAATGCCATTCCTTTACTGTACAGAaactccaccacctaaacaaacacacacactttttttttttgggaacacataccctgttagcactgaTTGTGCGTGTACAGTTAGGAACACAAGGTGTATTTATCTTTCTTTAGTCAATCAgtagacactttctgatcactagacactttatatttttggttggagcgcTAGTTCCACTCACAGCACTGATAACAATGTGTTTAATTACATTTCCACAGCATGTATCTGTATGATGTACAAACTTTACCAAACTGTTGCAAAAAACTTGGAAGCAATGGGTGTGAcctaaacacctgaactcaataattagaaggggtgtcaacATAATTTTACTCACATTGTGTGTATAAACACAAATCTTATCCTCACAGCCATCTGTAAAGAAACCTCCCTAATGTTGGAAAGAGGAGGGTAGAGACGaccctgattctgattcagttccTCATCCGTCAACTGCTCTGCTAAGATctgatacacatacacatatacaaacagtgagacagagagagagagagagagagagagagagagagagagagagagagagagagagagagagagagagagagagaaggtgaGTGACCTTATAACCATCAGCATCATATTAAAAACCATCATGATACTGTGATAAATTTAGCCACATACACTAACAAGTACCTTAGAAAACCATTATCACTTAATACAGTCCACCGTTGCATCAAGAAATACAACCTAAATTATTACACAACAAGAAAGCTATACATTTTTCtattctgctgtttaaagtaaacataAAGATCTTAATCTGAGTCTTTATAAGCTTATAGgtggctgctgctgctgctacatggtTGGATGATTTAATACTTACATTAATAAGCAAATAATCCTAATAACATGGGCAGCATGAGTGTTGCCTAACACATGCATGTgcacgcacgcgcacacacacacacacacacacacacacacacacacacacacacacacacacacacacacacacacacacacacacacacacacaaacaatgtttACCTTTGCAGCCTCGAGGAACACCGTATCACTGATGTGTCTAACACCACTCAGAATTACTGCCAGAgccacacctaacacacacacacacacacacacacatttctattAGTCGAGGTAAAAAACATAATAGACTGTACAGTGAAagagtacaaaataaaaatatatttacactaaataaagatgataatcattattattgtttttgtggaTGAAGTTTGTCCTCtggatgtaaataaattcagtaattACTTGTACAGCTTCTAAACGCTGGCAGGACCCAAGATCAGAGGTACCCCAAATAACACTCAGAGAATTCATGGCCCAAAACCACAACTCATTCATTTTTCCAAATTattggaaaaataaaataggaaaacaCAAATCCACACCTGGGAATATGTAAGCATTGTTCCCCTGTCCCAGAATCACCATCCTGCCATCATCCAGAGTTACAGCAGCAAACGGACTCCCACTGGCAAACAAACACcgaccctaacacacacacacacacacacacacacacacacacacacacacacacacacacactcagaaaaGCACATTCATTAGCCATTTGATGAGCTACACCTACTGttacaatacattttatatttcatgtttataattttgtgattctttatttaatatcCTTTATGAACAATCAAATTTACTCTATGATCAGTTAGACCTGAATTCTCTTACATTTTGACCAACAACAGGCTCCACTTGACCTTGAATTAGAGACAGTCTGCTCCTTGTTATTCTTAGCACATCCAAGACAGTCGTATATATCAAAAATATTCTAtcttaaaacacatttgtattatCCTGTTCTGTTCAGTCACTAAACAACTACCATGACACAATCTtgggtacaggggttggacgatgaaactgaaacacctggttttagaccacaataatttattagtatggtgtagggcctccttttgcggccaatacagcgtcaattcgtcttggaaatgacatatacaagtcctgcacagtggtcagagggattttaagccattcttcttgcaggatagtggccaggtcactacgtgatgctggtggaggaaaacgtttcctgactcgcttctccaaaacaccccaaagtggctcaataatatttagatctggtgactgtgcaggccatgggagatgttcaacttcactttcatgttcatcaaaccaatctttcaccagtcttgctgtgtgtattggtgcattgtcatccatgcatggtggtggtagcatcatggtcttgggctgcatgagtgttgctggcactggggagctgcagttcattgagggaaacatgaattccaacatgtactgtgacattctgaaacagagcatgatcccctcccttcgaaaactgctgaaggtaaaggtgatggactaaacccaattgagcacctgtggcgcatcctcaagtggaaggtggaggagttcaaggtgtctaacatccaccagctccgtgatatcatcatggaggagtggaagaggattccagtagcaacctgtgcagctctggtgaattccatgcccaggagggttaaggcagtgctggataataatggtggtcacacaaaatattgacactttgggcacaatttggacatgttcactgtggggtgtactcacttatgttgcagctatttagacattaatggctgtgtgttgagttattttcagaagacagtaaatctacactgctatacaagctgtacactgactactctaagttatttccaagttttatttctatagtgttgtctgatgaaaagatataataaaatatttgcagaaatgtgaggggtgtactcacttttgtgatacactgtatataaatgaaGTTACAATTGATTTAAGTTACgaatgcatgggtgaataaCATTGAATGgatacatttatgaataaataaataaatggatagcAGTTATGAAACAATGGTGTTAATTAAGTGGATGGATTAGAAATGGATGGAGTTTCAGATAGATTCTTACCACAGATCTAATTCCTTTTTACAGGAATTCTTCCTCTTGTCTTCTCTGTGGGACGTAGTTACTATCTGATCAAGCAGAATAAAACATGGAATGATGCTAAGACTTACTGCCGAGCTACGTACACTGACCTGGCTACcatcactgatggtctgtaacgcgttacttagtaacgcgttactctaatctgaccacatttttcagtaacgagtaatctaacgcgttactatttccaatccagtaatcagattaaagttacttatccaagttactgtgcgttactatttttgtcattttccttagtgaaaagatatttttgctttcttcttggcagggcggagccagggggtggccagtggttgccatggccaccataaagtaatcttcggccacccccctggcccccccaccaccgctttgccggcaatttttttgcggaagcatttctgcacgcaggagcagcgcacctcagatgagtagttcttcaccaaaacagtgcagtaatacactcaacataaatgtcaaccaccaacaccattacagaagtacagtagtacagcagtactatttagtagtattcgtggcgcgctacgagtaaaagcgccagcttctctgcgcattccagtgttgccagattgggcgattatccgctattaaaagtaaagtcaattttcaatgctgatttagcgtaatagtgtcggtcagtctgtatcatattcttgaaagaaaattaaaatttgttttccatgcattcacactggcatgttctgggattcagttaagtctcatcagtacacacaagttggcagccaaatgataaagtattgcaaaggaatatctttgaaatattccgcattatataactaataaagtaacttgtaatctaacttagttacttttaaaatcaagtaatccataaagtaactaagttactttttaaaggagtaatcagtaatcagattactttttcaaggtaactaagcCATCACTGGCTACCATAATGAGCGGTGCCGACAAACTTAAACTTCTAAATGAAGCTCAGAGACATCAGTTCAGTTCTGATGCTTGGTTCGGGGCGTACAAGAATGTAAGATGGAGGTGGTTTGTTAGGGGTGCATATCATCCAATACTCTTCTTTAACTGGGGTCCTGGTCAGCCAGTAAATTATACTGGAAATATCAAAGAGTGCGGTGTGATAGATCCCAGTGGCTTATGGTATAATCGACCCTGTGCAGACACATATCCCTTTCTGTGCAATAATGGTAAGTGGGTTTGTTATGATGTAatagttactttttaaaaattgcttttaatttcatttttataatttaattaattgaataatccttacttttaaaatatctatcatattaaatcatttagattattatgaactattagtataagtaaaaatattattttaacttgGTGGTGAATCAGAACGAatagctcacttgactgtggatagTGATATATTTTAAAGAATAGTATGTTAGACTTGTTTTTTAAACTACATTTGAACATGGTAACGATTTTGTATTTAAAGTTGTGTGTTTTTACAGAGACACTTTAGATCGAGCCAAAATCTCAGTTGTAAGTGCAATGGTCTCTGGATACACGTGGCTAGGCCTGTATAAGTTAGTGAGCTGGAGTTGGTTAGATATCACCAACAAGGCCGACATTTCCTGGAAGCCTGGACAGCCTGATAATTTGCTCTCCAGTGAGGAATGTGCTTATTTATCTAATTTCCAGGCTGCTGATGCTCAGTGCTCAGACATCAAACCTTTCTACTGTCAGGAAGGTGAGTTAAAATTGTTTTCAGTCTCATTTGGAGTATGGTAATggtaattaattttataatatcAGTTTCATTGAtaactgtttctgtgtgtgtttaatcagTCACAAAGGACTGCGTGCTGAGGTTAAAGGTTCAGTCGAATGAGGACATGAACGATCCTGCAGTACAGGATGGAATCTTGCAGAAGGTGGGTTTCTTTACAAGGTTCTGCTGGTACAGTTCCTCCTTTTTAAAGCAGCAGGTCTCCGTCAGGGTCTGATCCACAGGCTGAGGTGTAAACATTGTCTACTGCTGCTGGATTTACTTTCTCTACCAGTTATAAACTAATCCCAGCATATCAGTTTCTTCATCCTGCATTATATAGTAATAAAGCATCTTCTGTTCCTCAGATCCAGCAGAAAATGATGGAGCAGGGGATTGCTAACAAATTCAAACTTAAATGGAGGATGCAACCGGACGGAAATGTGTTTCACAAGATTGTGTAAAGTAAACAAGGGAAAATCTCACAATAAAACATCTCATTTTTTAATTGCTAGCTATGACATGCTGACTAGCAGAATTAATCGAGCTACAAAGCTACACTACAACTATTACACTATACCTAACCCTAGATTACTCAAAAACATCCTGTTAAAATGGTTCTGGAGGTTCTGAATAGATAGTTCTGATTTTATAgatttaatatatgtataagtaaaaataacattagaATGATCATAAACACTCCAAGGTATATATCCAGACCCAGACATTAGCCTTtccaaactgtgtgtgtgtgtgtgtgtgtgtgtgtgtgtgtgtgtgtgtgtgtgtgtgtgtgtgtgtaaactaaAAATAGAGATTTTCACTGTCATAATTAATGTAAACATTAGTAATAACATGTATTTAATGCTTTAATGGTGATGGGACATATTTAACAacttatattttatgtatttcaaATATTTATAGTAATTAGTTATGTGTACTTAAAGATTAAACTATATACAGTTCTGTACATTTAAGAGTTGTGcctaaaaatattattataaataaaataagatgaaACAAGAAtttattctcttttttaaaatgtaaatactgaaCAAAgttcagacaaaacaaaaatgaaaatgttggTAATAATTCAGCTGCTCATGTTTGGAGTCCGGTATGTGTACGATCCCAAGATCAATCCAAACATGAAGCACCAAGAACTCACGACTGGTTTCTACAGAAGAAGCTGAAAGCTTCTCATATGGTAACTTTGGGAAATTAAAGATAGTTTGCCAAAAGCAATAGGCCAGGACTGAATGACTGAACTACTGCATAAAGCAAATGAATGTCACTGTTGAGTCTTAAAGCTACCACCAactaaacatgtttttatttattcattttatttattttaggtgtCTGTACACTTTGTCTTGAGTGTAAAATGAGGTCATTTGCACTTCAGTAGATTTATCTCTGTGTTGTATTATTTAAGTAAAATCAGATTCATTTGCATTTACTGTGCTTGTAAATGAACAGCTTTTCATGTTCAAGTCAAATCAGTtttcatgtgtgttttattgcaGTATTACATCATTTTGACATATATATGACATCATTCATGTTGATGACATCACAACACCAATCACCAATCACAGTAATACACAGGCAAAATCACTTAACATTATTCAGTTAGCAATAAATATTATCCATACACAATGCAAAAtccaacacactcacacatgaaTGCAAAAAAAACGATAACGATGTTACTAATTAACAAGTGAGAATAAAATTGAGATGTTGAATCCagattataaataaaacagcactgTGAATGTGTGACCGACCACAGAATGAATTTAAACCAAGAACTAAAAGTACCGGAGCAGTTTTACAAGGTAAATGTAATAACATTCaagtttaatttaatattaatatatatttgagtataatataatgttttaGGTTGCACATGGAGTGGAGCGATGCTGCTTCTCACGGTGAGCTAAAGGGCTGTGTCACAAACCACATGCTATTtactgtgtgtatgatgtaatGATCTCACCACTTGGGAGAACTTATTCTGCCACTCTTTAAATGACAGGAAGGTATTTGGGACATAGCAGCTCTGCAGCCTGATACAGTTTAGAAATAGAACGCCCTTTAATGTTCCTTACACTTAAATAAATGAGTTCAACACATTTCTTTGTATTAATCTATTCTTTTATAATTTTTCTTGCTCTCTGATTGGCTATTTCTAATTGTGGGACTGTAATCAGTGGTTGTGCACTGTAATCCCTAATaacattaaacataataaaagatCTGAGCCTGAAAGACTAGAGGAAACAAGTGGCCAAGTCTAGACTCTACTTTACATTGGTCTCTGGAAAATCTGCACCCTGGGTCTTACACACTGAACACTGAAGCATGAATCAGACAGAATCAGATCAAATCAGAGTGATACTAAATACAGTTAGCTACACGTTACACAGCTGCATCATAAACACTACATAcgctaatataaacacacagctTATACAGAGTGAACCGTGATGAATTCATGATAGAATTTAAATTCATTCGTACAGCTTTATAATCTCatttatgttatatattttttattcacatGAACAGCATAAAAAGCACAAGATTTGAAACACACATGGCTAACAGCGCTAATTAACATGCccacactctgtgtgtgtgtgtgtgtgtgtgtgtgagctgacCGATTTGATTGTTTGTCGGTCGATAGTGATGTGTTGTTATTTGTAGAAGCCACGTTCTCTACAgaaagacagagaaagaaaatcaTCATGGTCACActgtgtgttgttccatgagGAGGATGGTTAGAAAAGCACAAAAATCAGATTTCTGCAGGAATCACAGTCACCAAGCTTCCAAATCTACAATTAAACTGCACATAATCATGCTAACGAACCGTCAGAGGAGCACAAATACACTCAGATTCCATACACCAGTGAATTATCTGATTCTCAGcacatgaaaaaaaacaaagctaaacaacCACACacaactattatttttatttacaaatgaatTCATGGTTGAAATATTTACTAATAACTACATTAATTTCGGTGATTCTCTTACCAGCAGGTGTGATGAGATAGGCTACACTCGGATATGATTGTTCTCATCCAGCCTAATTAttagataaaaatgaaacaaaacaaaaaataatgggGGGAGGGACGTGAATTTATCTGAAGAATTTATTTTAGAATAAAAATTTGCACTTTCtggtcactttattaggaacagctGTACACTCATATAATGATGGTGTGTAAAAATCTACAGACTCAGATCAGGaggttcagatctgaaggactAGGGTTAGGGCAGTTTGTGGTTGTTGGTACCAGTGAgcagtttttattttagaatGAAAATTTGGTATGGTGATAGATATCATTCCAGTCATGCACTACTGATACTAAGTGGAAAAGTACCTAAAGtgtttggagtttttaaaatttcatagctatttttttctgacacttttactttttctgttacattaaactataaattttattatacattttttattaatcttattaactttttgaattaaaaataataaaaacattcaggtggaaaatgaacaaaataagcCTGAAAATGAGGATAAAAGAACTCAAATCCTGTAAGGTTTTAGTAAATGAGTTGATGTTAAGTGTTGAGATACTTACGCCCCCTCGTCTCGCAGCAGAGAGAGAAATTTACTGACGCGATACTCCTGATCCATctgtacaaataaatacaataatgaaCCTGATAACGACTTATCCCGATCAATACATCAAATCACAGCTAAAACATTCACACGTCAGCAGCTACAATAATCACATTCATACTCAATCCAGATAATAACGAACCTGCAGTGACATCTCAATCAGCATCAGCAGCTTCTTAATTCCAATCCAAACACTTTTCCCCTTCACCTGCTGAGCGATGGTGGCTCGTTCTGCATCAGTAAAACTACCtaataactacacacacacacacacaaacatacatatatatatatatatatatacagtatatatatatatataaatatatatttatatatatatatatatatatgatatatatatatatatgtgtgtgtgtgtgtgtgtgtgtgtgtgtgtgtgtgtgtgtgtgtgtgtgtgtgtgtgtgtgtaaatgtagtgTTGCACCTCCAGCGCCTCCACCAGGTGATCTCCACTACTGATGTTGGGGATGTGAATGGTGGTGCTAAAAGCATCCAGCATCTCCATCTCCTGCAGGACATCCTTACGACTCGTAGTACCGATAATCAACAACTTAcgcccctacacacacacacaaataacacacaaatatCACACACAAGTAcattatatgagtgtgtatatggaAGGTGTCTGATACAGACATGAGGTGGAGCTTTCTTCAGTAGAACCAGCAGTGCTTGTAGAACCAGATTAGAGAACCGAGGACCAATAGGAACGTAATCTGTGAATCATCATATCAATATTTAATAACACACTGTAACAagcaacattattattattctgttctGTATAAATGTGCCTCACCCAGCAAACGTTCAATATCATCCACCACCACACAGCTCAACTGAGATTTATACGCATCATCAAATATCTAAACACACAGAagaacatataataataataataataatactgataataataataataataataataataataataatgataataataataataataataataatagtactaatgataataataataataataatattaataacaataataattgctCCAAGGATGTGTGGAGAGAGAGATTATTTTAAATCCTTCCACAGTTTCACCTCCAATGAACCCAAATGATGTCAGGTAGCCAATCAGATGCTCCTACAGCCCTGATACTGTTTTCTGGGGGCACAGTTAACTTATAGTTCAATtggtgtatgtacagtacaacaatcaGTTTGTTAACATTTGTCTGCTGCGCCACAGTAAAATAGTCAAATACTTATGATCACTGACCTTTTTGATGGCCTGACACTTGGAGATTTCAGAATGTCCGATCATTTTATCTGGACTGCAGATTTTAATGAAGGGAAACTCAGAATCTTCAGCAATTTTAGCAGCTAAAGCAGTTTTACCGCTGTGAGGaggacctgcacacacacacacacacacacacatttatatacacaatcATCCAAAACTCATTTctgtaaaagttgggacatttagtaAAAGGCAGTAAGAAGAAGTATCTGTGATGTGTTTCATTCTCTTTATTTCACTGATAAACACGTTTCAAATTTGATGCTCCAAAAAGTTGGAACCACAAAATAAGAGTTAAAAATTTCTACAGTACAATATTCAAGTTAAGGAGGATCCACTAAAAGATCAGTCTGTACCATCATTAATGATGGGTCAGGCTCACCACTTCGTTCCAAACGTGCAGTTTGTACATTCAGTAAATATGCACTTACTggtctctttattaggaacagctGTACACTCTGGGAAACACCTCAGAAGAAGAATGGTCAGAATGGTTCTGGATGAGAACCAAgaaaggtgttcctaataaagtggctggTGTGTTTATGTTATATTATTTGTCTCTATGTATCTacgtatattttttataatttcagTAATTGACAAGACACAGTCAGTCATGTCTGTCTAGACGCATGACAAGCCGGTagtactgctgagattcaaaccaaaCAATATCAGTGGCGGTGGGCTAGTgcctaatatatatttatattgatattaattattaatattactttatAATAATGTCATTACCCTCGAGCAGCACAGCCACCAGTGGAGTTCTGTCACTGTTTTTGGTTTGCTGGACCAGTAATTCCCCATCATCCAGTACACGACTCACCTGGTCCCCCCATTTAATAATTCCATTCATAACGTAACTGGCATAATCCTCCTGATTAGTACCAAACGCCTACAACACAAACATCAGGAAGAATcagaacaaaataataataagaagaagaataaaagcatgaatacaaataaaacatcgGTAACAATAGAACTGTACGAACTGATTCAGTCAAATCAGAACTTGGTGTCACAAATCAATGGTTTCATTTAAAGTTcatttaatagtaataaataataaacgttACTCACGGGTTTGATGTCGTTGTTAAGTGAACCCATAAAATCTGCTCTGCAAACCTGCAGCTTCTCAGCTTTCTCTAAATCAACTTCTACTGTAGCTGTagcctacacacatacacacacatatattgtgtggtttctgtgtgtattgtgtgtatactGTTTGTACAggttgtgtttttgtgcatactgtgtgttgtgtgtacagtgtgtataatgtgtacaggttgtgttattgtgtgtatgttgtgtatgtatagtgtgtacagtgtgtatgatgtgtgtacagGTTGTGTATGCTGTTTATGtatagtgtgtacagtgtgtataatgtgtgtatttgGTGTGTTACGGTACCTTGATGTGTCGGTTCATGGCCGTGGACTGAGCCGCTCTCACTAACCCCTCCAGTTCTGCTCCGCTGTAGTTTTTGGTTTCAGTGGCGAGTTCTTTCAGATCAACATCGGTGGAGAGCAACTTAAACTCTCGCATCTTGGCCGTGTGAATGCTGAGAATCTGCATTCGACCCTTCTCATCTGGTAACCCTAAGAGAGCAGAAAAAAGGAGGAACAAAGTGTTAAAGAGATACAAATGTGATCTGAACTGAACTAAACTGAGCCCTCTTTTAAACAATTAATCATGAAACTTATTCATAAAAGCTGGACTGAGTAAAGATCTCAGTCGCTTCTCATGTTCCTCTCTGAGGATTTACAGTCTGGATTTTCTGCCTCTCACTTTTTGGGTGTTCAGATGCCCGCTGTATCCGTTTAAAATTTAGAGAGTCTGAACAGAAAGAGGTTTTCAAATAAATCTGATTTCAATTTGATTCATCCGTCATCTAAATAATATAAGAGCATGTAACGTTTACAATCATAAAATCAAGAAATATGAAGGTTCAGTGGAGCCACAGAGACCCTGAACTTAGTCCTCCAGGGTTGGTGCTGTGATTGGTGCTGTCAGTGATGTTACAGATGCCAGTTTGATCTTGT is a window of Trichomycterus rosablanca isolate fTriRos1 chromosome 22, fTriRos1.hap1, whole genome shotgun sequence DNA encoding:
- the LOC134336188 gene encoding NAD-dependent malic enzyme, mitochondrial-like; the protein is MVILGQGNNAYIFPGVALAVILSGVRHISDTVFLEAAKILAEQLTDEELNQNQGRLYPPLSNIREVSLQMAVRIRFVFIHTMWWSFCTVKEWHFGTQSHWIRRRM